One Oryza glaberrima chromosome 11, OglaRS2, whole genome shotgun sequence genomic region harbors:
- the LOC127755731 gene encoding uncharacterized protein LOC127755731: MSTSSATSTATGTSTAPASTNAVATIFVNPYMTISVKTHVPISLELRNPNFNKWKTLFRSMCSKFGLLDHLDSAPSANPDTSWEQADFCIRSWLFGSVADDTLDLAMELDQTARALWLAIADLFQVNKEPHAIFLHHEFHSIIQGDLSIIAYCQRMKTAVDALRDVVHPVTESQLVLNLPRGVNSHFTSTVENIASAPVLPSFASTQNTLALKELRLANDAKLVQTETALVVASTATCCPSGSCSSTGGGGNHKTGGHGGNKKKNGGRNYNRNGSSNSGGNGGNRQSGSGTFSFAVSRPPSGPWFSVSPWAGQQ, translated from the coding sequence ATGTCAACGTCCTCTGCCACCTCCACCGCGACCGGCACCTCTACAGCGCCGGCCTCCACCAACGCCGTCGCGACTATCTTCGTCAACCCGTACATGACCATCTCCGTCAAGACTCATGTCCCGATCTCCCTTGAGCTTCGCAACCCCAACTTCAACAAGTGGAAGACCTTATTCCGCTCGATGTGCAGCAAGTTCGGTCTCCTCGACCACCTCGACTCCGCACCTTCTGCAAATCCTGACACCTCATGGGAGCAAGCCGATTTCTGCATCCGCAGCTGGCTGTTTGGCTCGGTCGCCGACGACACCCTCGACCTCGCCATGGAGCTGGATCAGACGGCTCGTGCCCTCTGGCTCGCCATCGCCGACCTCTTTCAAGTGAACAAGGAACCACATGCAATCTTCCTTCACCATGAGTTCCACTCCATTATCCAAGGCGATCTCTCCATCATTGCCTACTGCCAGCGCATGAAGACGGCTGTCGATGCCCTTCGCGACGTCGTCCACCCTGTCACGGAGTCGCAGCTGGTTCTTAACCTCCCGCGCGGCGTCAACTCCCACTTCACCAGCACGGTGGAAAACATTGCGAGTGCTCCTGTGCTCCCGTCCTTCGCCTCTACGCAGAACACCCTTGCTCTCAAGGAACTTCGTCTGGCCAACGATGCCAAATTAGTCCAGACGGAGACCGCCCTCGTCGTGGCAAGCACTGCTACCTGTTGCCCTTCAGGGTCCTGCTCCTCCACTGGTGGTGGCGGCAATCATAAGACGGGCGGCCATGGTgggaacaagaagaagaatggCGGCCGCAACTACAACCGCAATGGCAGTAGCAacagcggcggcaacggcgggaATCGTCAAAGCGGCAGTGGCACCTTCTCCTTTGCCGTTTCACGCCCTCCGTCTGGACCATGGTTCTCTGTCTCCCCATGGGCCGGCCAGCAGTAG